In Natronobacterium texcoconense, the genomic window CGACTCACCTACGACTCGATGGTCCAGGCGGGGAACAAAGTCGGCGAGAACGCCATCGTCGGCGCACGTGGCGTCGTCCAGCACGACGTCCCCGCCCACCACATCGCCGTCGGCATGCCCGCAAAGAGCGTCAAAATCAAACCTGGCTGGGAGGACGTCGCAACACCTCTCGAGGAGGCCGGCGTCAACCGGCAAGCGCAGCGCCATCTCGAGTACGACCTTCCCAACGATCTCGAGGTCTTCGACGAATTCGACCGGGAACTCGAGCCGCCACGATAGGGCCGATCCGTTCGTTTCGCTCGGTATTCTGTGCTTCCTGAGTGTCACCGTCGTCCGGGCCGGGGAATATCCAAGTGTGTTGAGAACGTATGACACACTGATGGAGCTCTGGGGATGGCTCATCGGCTACCTGGCGCTGTTTGCCCTCCTCCACCTGATACTGTACTACGTCTACGTCCGTCGTGGCGACGGCGACGGCGCGAGTTCGCCGTCGTTCGCCGATCCCAACAGGGCGAGTTCACCGTCGTCGTCCGGCTCGGACCGGTATCCACACGCCCACGACCGCGAGGACCCTGGCCCGCCCGAGGAACGGGAACTCGACGGCGAGACGATCCGCTGCCCACACTGCGGCGCGGAAAACGCCGCCGACCAGACGTTTACCTACTGCTGGCACTGCATCTCGACGC contains:
- a CDS encoding DUF7577 domain-containing protein, translating into MELWGWLIGYLALFALLHLILYYVYVRRGDGDGASSPSFADPNRASSPSSSGSDRYPHAHDREDPGPPEERELDGETIRCPHCGAENAADQTFTYCWHCISTLRR